From Hydrogenispora ethanolica, the proteins below share one genomic window:
- a CDS encoding rubrerythrin family protein — protein MSVQNEMTADFLRSAYGGESMAHMRYIAWGSQAEKEGFPNTGKLFKAISYAEQVHANNHFRELGQSQGGHTVTAGAVFGVGSLVENLQGAIDGELHEVEQMYPVYLNAAQFQEEKGAQRSFHFALEAEKIHAKLFKDAQDAAKAGQDIQLKSVHICPVCGHTILDEAPDRCPVCGAKKELYVAF, from the coding sequence ATGTCGGTTCAAAACGAGATGACGGCGGACTTTTTACGATCGGCTTACGGCGGGGAAAGCATGGCGCACATGCGCTACATCGCCTGGGGCAGCCAGGCGGAGAAGGAAGGATTCCCGAATACCGGCAAGCTCTTTAAGGCCATCTCCTATGCGGAGCAGGTCCATGCCAACAACCACTTCCGGGAGCTGGGCCAGAGCCAGGGAGGCCACACCGTGACCGCCGGCGCGGTCTTCGGGGTGGGCAGCTTGGTCGAGAATCTGCAAGGCGCCATCGACGGCGAACTCCACGAGGTCGAGCAGATGTATCCGGTGTATCTGAATGCCGCGCAATTCCAGGAGGAGAAGGGAGCGCAGCGTTCGTTCCATTTCGCCCTGGAAGCGGAGAAGATTCACGCCAAGTTGTTCAAAGACGCCCAGGACGCCGCCAAAGCGGGCCAGGACATTCAGTTGAAGTCGGTCCATATCTGTCCGGTCTGCGGCCATACCATCCTGGATGAGGCCCCCGACCGCTGTCCGGTCTGCGGCGCCAAGAAAGAGTTGTACGTGGCTTTTTAA
- a CDS encoding NADH:flavin oxidoreductase: protein MSHVLQPLTIGPLTLANRLVMPPMATARAASDGKVTPGLLEYYAEKSAGGHLGLIIIEHSYVRPDGKARENQLSAADDSAIAGLHELAAGIHGNGTPCVLQINHAGSATTAAITGAPPVGPSAVANPRQGSVPRPLTPADIEELVAAFGAAARRARVAGFDGVEIHSAHGYLLNQFFSPLTNQRDDEYGGDLRRRIRIHLRVIAAIREAVGKDFPIFLRLGASDFADGGTTIENSRDAACEFAEAGVGCLDISGGFSGYSVPGLEGQGYFAPLSAAVKQAVKIPVILTGGITEPQAAQALLAAGQADLIGVGRALLQDSGWARRAVATLQASG from the coding sequence ATGTCTCATGTTTTGCAACCGTTAACCATCGGCCCGTTGACCCTGGCCAACCGGCTGGTAATGCCGCCGATGGCCACCGCCAGGGCGGCGTCCGACGGCAAAGTAACCCCCGGGCTCCTGGAATACTATGCCGAGAAATCGGCCGGAGGGCATCTCGGGCTGATCATCATCGAGCACAGCTACGTCCGGCCGGACGGCAAGGCCAGGGAGAATCAGCTTTCGGCGGCGGACGACAGCGCCATTGCGGGCTTGCACGAGTTGGCGGCGGGGATTCATGGCAATGGCACCCCCTGCGTGCTGCAGATCAATCACGCGGGGAGCGCCACCACCGCCGCGATCACCGGTGCGCCGCCGGTGGGCCCCTCGGCCGTCGCCAATCCGCGGCAGGGCAGTGTGCCGCGCCCGCTGACCCCGGCGGATATTGAGGAGCTGGTCGCGGCGTTCGGGGCCGCCGCCCGCCGCGCCCGGGTGGCCGGGTTTGACGGGGTGGAGATCCATTCGGCCCACGGCTATCTGCTCAACCAATTCTTCTCACCCCTGACCAATCAGCGGGATGATGAGTATGGCGGGGATCTGCGGCGGCGGATCCGGATCCACCTCCGGGTGATCGCCGCCATCCGGGAGGCGGTGGGCAAAGACTTTCCCATTTTCTTGCGGTTGGGAGCCTCGGATTTTGCCGACGGGGGCACTACCATCGAAAACAGCCGAGATGCCGCCTGCGAGTTCGCTGAGGCCGGAGTGGGTTGCCTGGACATCTCCGGCGGCTTCTCGGGCTACAGCGTGCCGGGCCTCGAAGGCCAAGGCTATTTCGCCCCGCTCAGCGCGGCGGTGAAGCAAGCGGTCAAGATTCCGGTGATTCTCACCGGCGGAATCACCGAGCCGCAAGCGGCCCAGGCCTTGCTGGCCGCAGGCCAGGCCGACCTGATCGGGGTGGGCCGGGCGTTGCTCCAGGATTCCGGCTGGGCGCGGCGGGCGGTGGCAACCCTGCAGGCTTCGGGTTGA